In Miscanthus floridulus cultivar M001 chromosome 5, ASM1932011v1, whole genome shotgun sequence, one genomic interval encodes:
- the LOC136454452 gene encoding uncharacterized protein, whose amino-acid sequence MDLFVRKFGRFMKKMGYGARKRRDNKSKDYVRRCYKCKSNDHVVVDCPYNSDNDEDEKKKKKKEKKMTFQKKKKGGGYVVTWDSDASSEESDSSDDDKKSKKKTLASIAINNKPSIFDALSTCLMAKPTKVKYDVSDNDACESDDCRTNDEEEEYTKEELMDILEQVHTCFEMKRKECKELRKKVKSLEQSFDELNASHESLRESHEELGKAHSKLEKSHSSLLEQVKEGAKKKQVIVSCDVGLT is encoded by the coding sequence atggatctctttgtgcgcaagtttggaagattcatgaagaagatgggctatggtgcaagaaagagaagagacaacaaGAGCAAAgattatgtgagaagatgctacaagtgcaagagcaatGATCATGTTGtagtggattgtccctacaatagtgacaatgatgaagatgagaaaaagaagaaaaagaaggagaagaagatgacattccaaaagaagaagaagggtggtggctatgtggtaacatgggatagtgatgcatCATCTGAGGAgagtgactctagtgatgatgacaagaaatccaagAAGAAGACACTTGCAAGCatagccatcaacaacaagccatcCATCTTCGACGCTCTatcaacttgcctcatggcaaagcctaccaaggtaaaatatgatgtgagtgataatgatgcttgtgaaagtgatgattgtaggactaatgatgaggaggaggagtacaccaaggaggagctcatggacatattGGAGCAAgtccacacttgctttgagatgaagagaaaggagtgcaaagaattacgcaagaaggttaaatctcttgagcaatcctttgatgagctcaatgcttctcatgagagtctaagggaaagccatgaggagcttggcaaggctcactccAAGCTTGAAAAatctcactcctctctccttgagCAAGTCAAGGAGGGAGCCAAGAAGAAGCAAGTGATTGtttcatgtgatgtgggactaacatga